GACAGCGAGCAGATGATCGAAACGGCACAGCGGGCCGCGTGCGCGACGGCTCAGGCGGCGGCCGGGTCCACGCCGGGGGCGTCGGTCTCGCCGCACGGGGTGTGCTGCGAGCACGGGGAGCTGGAAGGGCCGGTCCAGGACCGCTAAGCACCGGGTCCGTGCCGAGGCGGTCCCGGGGCGGCGTCGCGGAACATGCCGGGACACCGGCCTGCGGTGGGAGCGCCCCCGCACCACTCACGATCACGCGAACACGGTGGTCCACGCCGCGCGACGATCACGCGATCGTCCCGGTCTCGCTGATCGGCAGCCGACACGACAGCCGCAGCCACAGCCCCTCCGACGTCGCCCCCTGAACAGCGCCGATCACCGCGTCCACCCGAAATACGCCCGTGTTATCGTCACCCTACTCATCGCCAGGAATCCTGTTGATCGTTCCCGGCGATCGGACTCGACTCCCCGTCGCGCGCACTCCACGAATGGAGCGGCATGTCTGTTCTGGCCCGGCCGGCGGTGGCCGCCTTCGCCGCCAAGTCCCTGCAGCGTCTTTCCGTGCTGGCCGACCGGCGCCCGAGCGGGCGCGGTTCCGCCGCCTCCTCGCATCAGCGGCTGCCTGAATTCCCGCGCCGGACACGGGAGTTGACGATCCCGACCAGCATCGCCCCGGCAGGCGCCACGGTGTACCTGCCGGCCGGCGAAGGGCCGCCTCCGCCGGTGCACGTGAACTTCCACGGCGGTGGCTACGTCGTACCGCTGACCGAACTGGACGACCCGCTGTGCCGTTTCCTCGCGGCGGAGGCAGGTGTCGTCGTGATCAACGTCGACTACGTCGTCGCGCCGCAGCACCCGTTCCCCGCACCGCCCCGGCAGGCCTTCGAGGTGGTCCGGTGGATCGCGGAGCATGGCGCCGAGCAGGGCTGGGACGGCGACCGGCTCACCATGGGCGGGCAGAGCGCCGGGGGCGGACTCGCGGCGGCGGTGGCCCGGCAGGCGCTGGAGGAGGGCGGGCCCTCGATCGCGCTCCAGGTGCTGCACTATCCGCCGCTTGACCTGGCGACCAGCGCCAAGGACAAGCACTCCGCCATCGCCAAGCCCGTGTTGCGGCCCTGGATGGCGGAGGTATTCGACACGTCGTACGTCCCCGATCCGAAGGTGCGTGCCGACCGGCTGGTGTCGCCCGCCCATCCGTCGGACACCGCGGACCTGAAGGGCATCGCGCCTGCACTGGTCATCACGGCGGAGTACGACCTGCTCAAGGCGGAGGGCATCTCCTACGCCGACCGGCTGCGGACGGCGGGGGCGCTGGTCGAGCATGTCGACGTCGCCGGAGCCGACCACGGCTACGACGGCACGGACGACGAACGGGCCCTGAACACCTATGCCCTGATCGCCCGTCAGCTACGGGAAGCCGTCGGCACCGCCTGAACTCCCCTCCCTGACAACGCACTTCGCCGACCATCCCCCTCGGACGGTCGGCGAAGTGCCGTTGGGTCACGCCGACGGCACCGGCTCCGGCAGTGTGAGGCCGAACTTCCCTGCCGCCTCGGTCAGTTCACGCCACACCTTGGGCGCGACGGGGATGCCCTTCGCGCCACGGCTCTCGGCGACCGTCGCACTGCGCTCACCGGGGTAGAAGACGCCCTCGGCGCCGTCCGCCGGCGGCAGCTGCTTGAGGGTGGCCAGCGTTTCGTCGACGGCCGCGGTGAAGGCGGCCGGGTCGCCGAAGGCCGCCGGGTCGAGGGCGATGAGCAGGGCGTTCTGGCGGTGCTTGCGGCCCTGCGGGTCGTCCGAGTGGAACGCGGCGAAGATGGGCGCACCGACCAGCACGCTGGTGAGCAGTTCGAAGGCCAGGGACATGCCGGAACCCTTGGCGCCGCCCAACGGCAGGGGCATGACGGCCAGTTCGGGGTCGGTGGTCGGGGTGCCGTCCGCGGTGGCCGCCGCGCCCTCGGGCAGCGGGGTGCCGCTCGCCTTCGCCTGGCGGATCTTGCCGAGGGCGATGGTCGCGGTGGCCATGTCGAGGAGCAGCGGGGCGTGCGACTCCGCCGGTACGGCGATGGCGAGCGGGCTGGTCGCCACGGCGGCGCCCTTGACCCCGGTGTAGCCCATGTTGGGCATCCCGGAGACATAGCCGATGCCGACGAGTCCCTGCTCGGCGATCTTCGACACGTAGTAGCCGATGGCACCGGTGTGGACGGTACGGCGGACCCCGACGGCGGCGACTCCGCTGATCCGGGCCCGGGTGACCGCCTCGTCGGCGGCAGCGCTGAGGGCGACCGGGCCGGGGGCGCGGTCGGCGTCAAGAACGGCCGCTGCGGGGGCAGTCGACTCGATCCGGATCTCGGCGTCGGCGTTGGCCACACCCTTGGCCAGCAGCTCCAGGTAGGCGGGGACGCGGGCGATGCCGTGCGAGTCGACGCCTCGTAGCGCGGCCCACACGAACACGTCGGCGGTGGTGCGCGCCTGCTCGGCGTTCAGACCGCCCTTCTCCAGGAGCGCGGCGGAGAAGGTGCGCAGGTCGTCGGCGGCGACAAGTACCTTGCCCGGCTTGGGCGTTGCGGTGTCGGACATGGTGGCGGATGCCTTCCTGGTTCAGCGGGTGACGAGAACGTCGACGACGGCAGTGGTGCCCTCCGCCACGGCCTTGAGCGCACGCTCCAGCGCGGGCGTGAGGGCCTCGGGAGCGTCGACGGTCTCGGTGTGCATCCCGAACGGCTCGGCGAACGCGGCGAGTCGGGGCAGCCGGTGCAGATCGGTGCCGAGCCACTCACCGGTGTCGGCGGCGGCGCCCTCGGGGTAGAACCTGCGGTGGTTGAGGTTCATCGACTTGTAGACGCGGTTGTTGAACACCACGATCAGCAACGGGAGTTCGTAGGCGTTGGACGCGTCGTACGACGGGATGACCGGGTTGTAGGTGAAGGCGCCGTCGCCAATGGTGAGCACCACCGGCCGTTCCCGCGCGGCGAGTTTGACGCCGAGCGCGACCGCGATGCCCTGGCCGAGGCCGCCCTGGACGTAGAAGTACGAGTCGGGGTCGGCCGTTTGGACATGGCGCTTGACGACCCGACTGTGGGTGATGGTCTCGTCGACGACGATGCCGCCCTGGCCGTCCAGCAGCTTGCGCAGGGTCGCGGCGACGAGGACCGGGTCAACGCCTTCCGCCTGCGCGGCCTTTGCCTCGGCAGCGGCGATCGCGACCTGTTCGTCGGCGTGCCGTTGCTCCTGGGCCGCACGGCGTACGGCGACGGACGCCCCGTCGAGATCCTTCGCCCGCTTGGCCAGCTGACGCAGGGTGTTGGCGACGTTGCCTTCCAAGTACGTGTCGGCGAACAGGACTTGGTAGACGACGTGCGGGCGCTGCGGCACCTCGTCGATGACGACGATCGTCGCCTTGGAGGGGCGGCGCGACGGCGGGTAGAAGGGGGCGCGGCAGTTGACGAGGAGGATCAGGTCCGCCTCGTCCATCCACGGGCCGATGTCGCTGCCGGCATGCAGCGGGTGGGTGCGCGGGAAGTTGCCGCAGACCGCCGAGTCGGGCTCGACGACCGGGATGTCCCACGCCTCGGCGAACGCGACGAGCGCCTCGAAACCGCCCGCCTCACGGCCGGCCGTCTCCGTGACGATGACGGGGTTGGCCGCCTCGCGGATCAACTGGGCGACAGGATCGACCTCTTCGGGCGAACTGTGCGTCGAGCCGGGCTTCACGATCGGCTTGGCCTCACGCCCGTCCCAGTCCTCAAGGAGGATCTCCAGCGGGACGTTGAGGTACGCCGGACCGGCCGGGGCGCGCCAGGCCAGTTCCGCAGCCCGCGTCACCATCGTAGGAAGGGTGTGGACGCTGGCGGCCTCGTTGGACCACTTGGTGAAGGGCTGCGCGATCTGGTGCGGACCGCCGACGATGGACAGGTTGCGGTACCACTGGCCGCCGGGGTCCTGGCCGGGGCCGTCGCCGTACGTGGTCGACTCCGAGGAGCTGACCACCATCGGGACGCCCGCGAGCAGCGCCCCGTGCACGGCCATCGAACCCTGGAGCAGACCGGGGGCCGCGTGCAGCAGCACGCCCTGCGGCCGGCGCTCGATGAGGCCGTAGCCGGTGGCCATGCCGACGGCGACGGTCTCGTGGGTCAGGTCCAGGTACTGCGGGCAGGGCAGTCCGTCGCGGTGGCGGCGGGCCAGGGACTCCCAGACGGGGGCCCACTCGGAGCCCGACGAGCAGAAGATGTAGTCGGCGCCGACGGCGTTGAAGGCGGTGACGAGAGCGTCGCCGCCGTCGGCGCCGGGGGTGTTGGTGGTGTCGGTCATCTCTCGTGGTTCCTCAGCCCTCGATCGGCCAGTTCAGGACCTCGGAGATACCGCGGCCCATGATCCATTCAAGCTCCTCGGGCGTGAAGTCCCAGTGCTTGGTGAACTGCTCGATCGTGTCGGTGTACGTGATGCCGTGCCCGAGCAGCCGCGTGATGTCGGTGCCGTAGAAGCAGCGCTGCGGGCCCATCTTGTCGACCATCTCGCGCACGTACTTCTGGATGTTGTTGTTCGGGAACGGCTGCGTGGAGTAGCCCGGGAGCGCCGAGAGCTTCACGTAGATGTTCGGGTGGGCGGCGAGGTCGGCGGTCTCCGAGACCCAGTAGCCGATCGCGTCGTCGACGCAGCGGGCCATGATGCCCATGTGGTCGATGATGATCTTCAGCTCGGGGTGCTTGGCGGCGATCTCGCCCAACTCCCGCTTCCAGATGGGCGCGTGGACCATCGTCGGGACGCGCAGCTCCTCGGCGATCGGCCAGTACCAGTCGTTGGTCCCGTCGATCATCCAGTTGCGGTCCTGCGGCCGGTGGAAGGTCAGGCGCGTGCCCTTCACATGCGGGTTCTGCGCGAAGTCCGCCAGCATCGCCTTGCCCTCTTCGGGCTTGTTCTGCGGGATGCGCGCCATGATCCCGAAGCGGTCGGGGTGCGCCTCGCAGGCCTCCAGGGCGTAGTCGATGCGGTCGCCCTCCCAGGACGGCGGCAGGATCAGGGCCCGGTTCACGCCGGCCTCGTCCATGAGCTCCAGGGCCTCTTCGTAGGAGAAGGGGTCCTCGCGGTGTCCGTTGAGGCGGATGCGCTCCCGCGCGCCCGGGACCCAGGGGCGGTCCGGGGTCTCTTCCTTCCAGATGTGGATCTGCGTGTCGACAACGAACATGTCCTGAGCTCTTTCTCTCGAAGGTCTTACGAAGGTCTTGCGAAGGGGCCGGTGAGGTGGTTTACGGAAGGAACGCTAGGCGGGTCGCGAGGCCTTGCCGAGTCCCGGGAGCGCAAGCAGTAGTTGCGCGAAACACCGCTCCAAGCTGGGCATTCTCAGGTTGCGGACGGGGTGTCGAACACGGCGCCGACGATGTGCTCGGCGATCGCCATGGAGGCCGTCGCGGCGGGCGAGGGCGCGTTGCGTACGGCGGTGATCCGGCCGACCTGGTGGATGCGGAAGTCGTCCACGAGGGTGCCGTCGGGGTCCAGTGCCTGGGCGCGGACGCCCGCCCCGCCGCGTACGACGTCGGAGACGCCGACACCGGGGACGTACAGCTTCGCGTCCTTCATGAAGGCCTTCGCGGACAGTGAGCCGCGGTACTCCTTGATGCCGGTCCGCCAGTGCTGGGCGGCCATCTTCCAGGTGCCGGGGTACGCGGCGAGTCCGGCGAGGTCCTTCAGGGAGAAGCGGCCGAGCCTGTAGCCCTCCCTCGCGAGGGCCAGGACGGCGTTCGGGCCGACCTCGACGCTGCCGTCGACACGCGGGGTGAAGTGCACGCCGAGGAAGGGGTAACGGGGGTCCGGCACGGGGTAGATGAGCCCGCGCACCAGGTTAGTGCGCTCCGGCTTGAGGAGCATGTACTCGCCCCGGAACGGGATGATCCTCGGTTCCCTCTTGTCCTGGGCCAGCTTCGCCACGGCGTCCGAGTGGAGACCCGCGCAGAGGATCAACCGGTCGACGCGGACGCGCACTTGGCCCGAAGCGACCTCGATGCCACCGGGCACATTGGTGATGGACGTGACCGGGAAACCGAGCTTCACCTCGCCGCCGGACGCCTCGATGTCCTTGGCGAACTCCCGGGCGATCGCCGGGTAGTCGGTGATCGCGGTGCGCGGCGAGTGCAGCGCCGCGATACCGCCGGCGTGCGGCTCCAGTTCCTTGATCTCGGCCTGGGAGATCTTGCGGAGTTCGGGCACGTGGTTGTTCCTGGCCCGCTCGTAGAGGCTCTCCATCCGGCCCAACTCGTCCTCGCGTACGGCCACGACGAGCTTGCCGATCTCGTCGTACGGCAGCCCGCGGTCCTGGCAGTACTCGCGCAGGATCGATACGCCCCGTACGCACAGGTCGGCCTTGAGGCTGCCCGGCGCGTAGTAGATGCCGGCGTGGACGACCCCGGAGTTGTGGCCGGTCTGGTGGACGGCGACCTCGTGTTCCTTCTCCAGGACCACGACCCGGGTGCCGGGGCGGCGCAGGGCGATCTCGCGGGCGGTGGCCAGGCCCACGATGCCGGCGCCGACGATGCCGATCGTCTCGTCAGCCATCGGCATCCTCCTTTCTTTCGTGCCGAATCTCTGTCGTACCGACTTGATCAGGCGCCGAAGTGAATGGCTACGGTCTTGACGCGGGTGGAGAAGCGCAGGACCTCGTCGCCCTGCTCCTTGTAGCCCGTGCCGGAGTCGTGGAAGCCGCCGAACGGCAGGTGGACGTCCCAGCCGGGGGTGGTGGCGTTGACCGCGATCTGCCCGCACTCCGCGTCGTCCGCGAAGCGGTGGGCGGAGGCGAGGTCACGGGTGAACACGGCGGCGGCCAGGCCGAATTGGGAGTCGTTGACCGCGTTCACGGCCTGGTCGAAATCGTCCACCGCGCGCACGGCCAGGACCGGTCCAAAGACCTCCTCGCGCCAGATCGCCGTCTCGGCGGTGACGTCGGCGAGCACGGTCGGCTGGACGAAGCAGCCGTGTTCGTGGTCGCCCTCGGTGTCCGCGTGACCGCCGGTGAGGACGGTGGCGCCCTGTTCCACGGCCCCGGCGAGGTGGGCGAGGACGCTGTCGCGCTGCTTGGGGCTGGAGAGCGGGCACAGGGTGGTCGCGGGGTCGCTGCCCGGGCCGACCTTCAGCGCCTCGACCTCGGCCACCAGGAGGCGCGTGAACTCCTCGTACACCGGCCGCTCCACGACGACCCGGCTGGTGGCGGTGCAGCGCTGGCCGGCCTGCCCGAACGAAGCCGCTACGACGGTCCTCGCGGCGAACGGCAGGTCGGCGTCCTTGAGGATCACCGAGGCGTTCTTGCCGCCGAGTTCGCCCTGGAAGCGGACGTTGCGGTCGGCGAGGCGGCGGCGGATGCGGCCTCCGACCTCGTTGGAGCCGGTGAAGGTGATGCCGACGATGCGCGGATCGTCGAGAAGGGCTTCCTCGATCTCGGCGGTACGGCCGGTGACGACGTTCAGGACACCGGCCGGCAGGCCCGCGTCGTGCAGGGCACGGGCGAAGTGCAGGCCCGACAACGGTGTCTCGGTGGCCGGCTTGAACACGGCCGCGTTGCCGGTGGCGAGCAGCGGGGCGAGCTTGCGGGCCGGGGTGATCAGCGGGTCGTTCCAGGGGCTGATCACGAGGATCACGCCGATCGGCTCGCGCTGGGTGTGCACGCGCGTGTCGGGGCGGGCGTCGTGCAGGAGGGTGCCGTAGCCCTGGCGGGCCAGGCCCGCGTAGTAGTCGAGGAAGTCGGCGGCCTTGAGGGTCTCGCCGCGGGCCTCGGCGCCGGTCTTGCCGTTCTCGGCGGTGACGTCGGCGGCGATCTCGTCGACCCGCTCGCGGATCAGCCGGGCCGCCTCGGTGAAGACGCGGGCGCGCTCGAAGGGGCTGGTGCGCTTCCATACGGCGAAGCCGCGCTCGGCGTGGTCGTAGGCGCGGGTGACGTCCTTGGCGGCGAGGGCGGGGATGCGCGCGAGGGGGGTGCGGACGTCGGCGGGGTTCTGCACCTCGATCCACTCGCCGGTCGTCACCCACTCTCCACCGGAGAGGGTTTCCAGGCTTCGCATGAAGATCACTTCCTTCGTCCGCCGCGGTGCGGGTCCGCGGTCTGCACAGTCAGCGGCCACAGTGGGCCGGATGCGACAACACACCATGTGGGGGCGGTGCCACCAGTCCCGCGGAGGCAGGCATTGCTTGCGCCGTGCGCAGGTCGGCGGAGGGTTGTTCCGTGCTGGAATCGGCGGGCCGGACGGCAGCCGCGAGACGCCGCCGGGAATCCAGGAACCACCGAGGAGAGACACGACATGGCCTACGCCGTCATCGCCCACTACTTCTGCGAGCCCGCCGACGACGCCACGGTCCGCGCCGCGTTGCTGAAGGTGCGCGAGCTCACCCGTGCCGAGCCGGCGAACCTGGCGTACGAGGTGCACGCCGAGGCGGATGTGCCGGGCAGTTTCGTGCTGTACGAGCAGTACGCCGACCGGGCCGGTTTCGACGCGCACAAGGCGGCCGGGCACTTCGACGAGCTGATCGTGCGGACGATCTGGCCGCTGCTGACCGACCGCAAGGTGACGTTCGCCGAGGTGCTCTGAGCTTCCGAGTACCCCCGCCGGGAAGCGCGTCTCCCGCGCTTCCCGGCCCGTACGTCAGAACTCGTTGCCCCAGACGTACCGTGCGACCGTCTCCACCAACTCGATCTTCCGGCGCTGCTGTTCGGTGCTCAGCAGCGGCCGGCTCGCCACGTCTGCGAAGCCCCGGGACGGCGCTACGGCCCCGTCCTCCAGGTCCTTGAACTCCCCCACCGCGTCGAGCCTGGCCATCACCGTGTCGATGTCCTCCAGCTCGGG
This window of the Streptomyces sp. N50 genome carries:
- a CDS encoding alpha/beta hydrolase fold domain-containing protein, with translation MSVLARPAVAAFAAKSLQRLSVLADRRPSGRGSAASSHQRLPEFPRRTRELTIPTSIAPAGATVYLPAGEGPPPPVHVNFHGGGYVVPLTELDDPLCRFLAAEAGVVVINVDYVVAPQHPFPAPPRQAFEVVRWIAEHGAEQGWDGDRLTMGGQSAGGGLAAAVARQALEEGGPSIALQVLHYPPLDLATSAKDKHSAIAKPVLRPWMAEVFDTSYVPDPKVRADRLVSPAHPSDTADLKGIAPALVITAEYDLLKAEGISYADRLRTAGALVEHVDVAGADHGYDGTDDERALNTYALIARQLREAVGTA
- a CDS encoding Ldh family oxidoreductase, yielding MSDTATPKPGKVLVAADDLRTFSAALLEKGGLNAEQARTTADVFVWAALRGVDSHGIARVPAYLELLAKGVANADAEIRIESTAPAAAVLDADRAPGPVALSAAADEAVTRARISGVAAVGVRRTVHTGAIGYYVSKIAEQGLVGIGYVSGMPNMGYTGVKGAAVATSPLAIAVPAESHAPLLLDMATATIALGKIRQAKASGTPLPEGAAATADGTPTTDPELAVMPLPLGGAKGSGMSLAFELLTSVLVGAPIFAAFHSDDPQGRKHRQNALLIALDPAAFGDPAAFTAAVDETLATLKQLPPADGAEGVFYPGERSATVAESRGAKGIPVAPKVWRELTEAAGKFGLTLPEPVPSA
- a CDS encoding thiamine pyrophosphate-dependent enzyme produces the protein MTDTTNTPGADGGDALVTAFNAVGADYIFCSSGSEWAPVWESLARRHRDGLPCPQYLDLTHETVAVGMATGYGLIERRPQGVLLHAAPGLLQGSMAVHGALLAGVPMVVSSSESTTYGDGPGQDPGGQWYRNLSIVGGPHQIAQPFTKWSNEAASVHTLPTMVTRAAELAWRAPAGPAYLNVPLEILLEDWDGREAKPIVKPGSTHSSPEEVDPVAQLIREAANPVIVTETAGREAGGFEALVAFAEAWDIPVVEPDSAVCGNFPRTHPLHAGSDIGPWMDEADLILLVNCRAPFYPPSRRPSKATIVVIDEVPQRPHVVYQVLFADTYLEGNVANTLRQLAKRAKDLDGASVAVRRAAQEQRHADEQVAIAAAEAKAAQAEGVDPVLVAATLRKLLDGQGGIVVDETITHSRVVKRHVQTADPDSYFYVQGGLGQGIAVALGVKLAARERPVVLTIGDGAFTYNPVIPSYDASNAYELPLLIVVFNNRVYKSMNLNHRRFYPEGAAADTGEWLGTDLHRLPRLAAFAEPFGMHTETVDAPEALTPALERALKAVAEGTTAVVDVLVTR
- a CDS encoding amidohydrolase family protein → MFVVDTQIHIWKEETPDRPWVPGARERIRLNGHREDPFSYEEALELMDEAGVNRALILPPSWEGDRIDYALEACEAHPDRFGIMARIPQNKPEEGKAMLADFAQNPHVKGTRLTFHRPQDRNWMIDGTNDWYWPIAEELRVPTMVHAPIWKRELGEIAAKHPELKIIIDHMGIMARCVDDAIGYWVSETADLAAHPNIYVKLSALPGYSTQPFPNNNIQKYVREMVDKMGPQRCFYGTDITRLLGHGITYTDTIEQFTKHWDFTPEELEWIMGRGISEVLNWPIEG
- the lhgO gene encoding L-2-hydroxyglutarate oxidase; amino-acid sequence: MADETIGIVGAGIVGLATAREIALRRPGTRVVVLEKEHEVAVHQTGHNSGVVHAGIYYAPGSLKADLCVRGVSILREYCQDRGLPYDEIGKLVVAVREDELGRMESLYERARNNHVPELRKISQAEIKELEPHAGGIAALHSPRTAITDYPAIAREFAKDIEASGGEVKLGFPVTSITNVPGGIEVASGQVRVRVDRLILCAGLHSDAVAKLAQDKREPRIIPFRGEYMLLKPERTNLVRGLIYPVPDPRYPFLGVHFTPRVDGSVEVGPNAVLALAREGYRLGRFSLKDLAGLAAYPGTWKMAAQHWRTGIKEYRGSLSAKAFMKDAKLYVPGVGVSDVVRGGAGVRAQALDPDGTLVDDFRIHQVGRITAVRNAPSPAATASMAIAEHIVGAVFDTPSAT
- a CDS encoding aldehyde dehydrogenase family protein, coding for MRSLETLSGGEWVTTGEWIEVQNPADVRTPLARIPALAAKDVTRAYDHAERGFAVWKRTSPFERARVFTEAARLIRERVDEIAADVTAENGKTGAEARGETLKAADFLDYYAGLARQGYGTLLHDARPDTRVHTQREPIGVILVISPWNDPLITPARKLAPLLATGNAAVFKPATETPLSGLHFARALHDAGLPAGVLNVVTGRTAEIEEALLDDPRIVGITFTGSNEVGGRIRRRLADRNVRFQGELGGKNASVILKDADLPFAARTVVAASFGQAGQRCTATSRVVVERPVYEEFTRLLVAEVEALKVGPGSDPATTLCPLSSPKQRDSVLAHLAGAVEQGATVLTGGHADTEGDHEHGCFVQPTVLADVTAETAIWREEVFGPVLAVRAVDDFDQAVNAVNDSQFGLAAAVFTRDLASAHRFADDAECGQIAVNATTPGWDVHLPFGGFHDSGTGYKEQGDEVLRFSTRVKTVAIHFGA
- a CDS encoding putative quinol monooxygenase, whose amino-acid sequence is MAYAVIAHYFCEPADDATVRAALLKVRELTRAEPANLAYEVHAEADVPGSFVLYEQYADRAGFDAHKAAGHFDELIVRTIWPLLTDRKVTFAEVL